The Sulfurimonas sp. HSL3-2 genome segment CTGATCGAGCGTGATCTGGTACGTGTAGATGCACCTACACTGGACAAATACCTGGAACTTTATGCGAATGATGATTCTGTAAGTCTTAGCCAAATACAATTGCAAGCAATAGACAAGCTCTATGAGTTAGGTTACAAGCACGGTTTTTACGATATGCCTGTAAAAATAGAGGATTACCTGATCCCTACACAATATGAAAGTCTGAGAAACTCATAATGGATTCGCAGCTCTTAGCACTCGGTGTTCAAACATTTAAAATAGCCCTTTTGCTTTCGCTGCCGGGGCTATTAGTCGGTATGCTTATCGGTCTTGGGGTCAGTATTTTTCAAGCTACGACTCAGATCAATGAGATGACTTTGAGTTTTATTCCCAAGATCATCGGCGTCGTTATCGTTATCATCCTCACTATGCCTTGGATGATGAATGAGATCAGTGACTTCTCTATAGAGGTCATAAACATGATACCTACTTTTGTTCACTAAATGATGATTAAAAAGATAAATTTTAAACAGTTCAGTTCTATCAAGATCGGTCAAGAGGTCGATGTGCTGATGATAGAAGATTTTGACTATCCAAAAGAGCACTATCTTCTCGGGGCTTCAAATAATGTACTTATCGGTACAAACCCTCCTCCGCTTATGATGCTCAGTAAAAAATATGACTACATTAAAATAGAAGACGATTCTTTGGTCATAGGTGCTGCGACACCAAGCGGAAAGATCGTCTCTTTTTGTAAAAAGCACGATATCGCCGACTTTGAGTTTGTCTCCCGTCTACCCGGGACTTTAGGCGGAATGCTCAAGATGAATGCAGGACTCAAAG includes the following:
- the fliQ gene encoding flagellar biosynthesis protein FliQ, with protein sequence MMDSQLLALGVQTFKIALLLSLPGLLVGMLIGLGVSIFQATTQINEMTLSFIPKIIGVVIVIILTMPWMMNEISDFSIEVINMIPTFVH